A window of Flavobacterium branchiarum genomic DNA:
TGGCGATTTTATCGGCAAGGATTATTGATCAGCGACCTGATGTTGTACTGTTATTGCGCGAAATTGGATTTATAATCTTTGCTATTTTGACAATCTACTTTCTTTGGATTGCAAAAGAGCCTAAAAAGAAAAAAAATAAGATTAAAAATAACAGTAAGAAAAGCCGTTTCTTTTTAGGAATGTTACTTTCAGCGCTTAATTTTTTCCCAATTCCGTATTATGTATTTGTTAGTGTTACACTGGCTTCGTATAAATTGTTTGTGTTCGAAAACTATTTTATATCGGTGTTTGTAACGGGATCCGTTTTGGGATCGTTTACCGTTTTTTACTGTTATATTGCTTTCTTCCAAAAGATAGAGCAGAAAACAGATTATATACTTAAAAACATGAATATCATTATCGGAAGCATCACAGGTGTAATTTCGATAATTACACTTTTCAATATCGTACGATATTATTTCGCTTAGATTTCACTTAAAATAAAGCCATGGCAGAGGATAATTTTTTCGAAAGGGTATATGTGATAGTAAGGCAGATTCCTTACGGAAAAGTAACTTCGTATGGCGCTATAGCAAAAGCATTGGGAACAGCACGTTCAGCAAGAATGGTGGGTTGGGCAATGAATGCTTGTCATAATAGGGACGATGTTCCTGCACATCGTGTTGTAAATAGAAAAGGCTTACTTAGTGGTAAACATCATTTTGACGGAACAAACTTAATGCAACAATTACTCGAAAGCGAAGGCATTGAAGTCGTTGACAACCAAATAGTCGATTTCGAAAAACACTTTTGGAAACCGGATTTTTAGTCTTCAGTTTTCAGTCTCAGTATTTAGTCTCAGTATTTAGTCTCGGTTTTCAGTCGCAGTTTTCAGTATTTAGTCTCAGTATTTAGTCTCAGTATTCAGTCTCAGTATTCAGTCTCAGTATTCAGTATTCAGTCTCAGTATTCAGTCTCAGTATTCAGTCTCAGTATTCAGTTTGAGTTTTCAAGTTCTCTGCTGTCACTGCTGAGGATTACTGCAAACTGAAGAAGCTAAGAAGTCTAAGTATGTCTAAAAATCTAAGAAGTCTAAATAAGGCAAATCACAAAATTTGTTCTATTCTCATCGGTTTGATAACTTAAGTAGCCACCGTGAGCTTCAATAATATTCTTTGAAAGTGTCAGACCGATACCAGCCCCTTCTTTTCGGGTTGTGAAAAATGGAAGGAATATTTTATTTCTTATTTCAGGATCAATTCCTTTTCCGGTATCGGAAATTGTAATGAAAAAACGATTGTTCTCTGTTAATGCTGATAAGAATATTTTTTTCTCCTGTCTTTCTTTTAAAGCAAAAATACTATTGGTAATCAAGTTGATGATTACTTGCTCCATCTGACTTTTATCAATCAGAATATTACGGGAACTGTCGATATCGTTTATTAATTCAATTCCTTGTTCTTTTAAAATTGGTGACATGATTTTTATGCAATCGCCAAAAAGAGAATTGATAGATGTAGGCAGTTTGTTTGGAGTAGGTAACATGGTTAGTTTTCGGTAGTTTTCTACGAATACTTGTAAATGATCGCTTCGGTTTATGATAGTAGATATGCTATTTTTAATATCGTCAAAGTCGTCCTCTTCTAGTTTTTCTTGACCGATTATTTGAAGTAAATTTTGCGAGAGTGAGCGAATCGGAGTTAAAGAATTCATCAACTCATGAGATATAACTTTCATTAAAGTAATCCAAGCTTCTTTTTCTTTTTTGTCAATAACACGCTGAATGCTATCTAGTAAAATGATATAGTATTCTTTGTTTAATGATTTTGTGAGCGAAGTTTGTAGCGTGAAAGTTTGCAAATCTTGTTGTTCAATTTTGACACTAATTGCTGTTTTTATTTCGCTAAAATGAGTACTCTCAATCTCATCACAAAGTGATGGAAGGTGATTTTTAAGGTAATTCCAATGACTTACTTTAGGGACATTAAACAAGGAGGAGAAATAATCATTCATCAGGAAAATGTTCCAATCGTTGTTGTCTCTTTCTAGAATCAAAGTAGCGGTATCTATATTGTTTAAAATAGAGCGATAAATCAATTCCTTTGAAGTTTGTTCCTGTTGTTTTTCTTTTAAAGTAGAGTATAAAAGAGCGAGATTTTTAAAACTACCTTTTTTTTCTTCTTCAGGAAAATTAGTTGAATAATCATTTTGAAGAATAGAAAGGATTGTCTTGTCGTAAAAATTAGTCTTTGCTTTGATAAAAGAATACATTTCTATCAAAGCAATAATAAGCGCAACAGCTACCAAAATGCTGTTATAGTAGAATTCTTTTTGTACAAGATATAACGATGCAAAAAGGATTATTATAACAATAAAAACCCGTAAAAATAAGAGATTGTAAAATTTCCAGTTTTTCATTATTCGATATTTTTTAAACCATATTTTTCAATTCTTCGGTAGAGAGAAGCTCTTGATAATCCTAATTCTTCGGCAGTTTTACTAATGTTTCTGTTGTTCTTAAGTAAAGATTTTTCAATAGCATTTTTCTCCATTTCAGATAAAGGATTTTCGTCATCAATCAAGAATTCATCAAAATCAAGAATGTCTAAATCATTTACAGTAATAATATTATTTTCGGATAGTATTAAGGCTCTTTCTATTTTGTTTTCCATTTCTCGGACATTTCCCTTCCAAGGATAATTCTCTAGATGTTTAGCAATATTAGTGTCGAAAACAATATCGGGTTGATTGTATTTCTCTTTAATTTCATTAAGAAGATGCTCGGCCATTGGTGCGATATCATCTTTTCGTTCACGCAAAGCCGGCAAGGTAATTTCCATTGTATTAATTCGATACAATAAATCTTCACGAAATGTTTTGTCGTTTACTTCGGCTTTTATGTCGCTATTAGTTGCGGCTATTATGCGCACGTTTAAAGGTCTGACTTTACTTTCACCTAAGCGAATAACCGATTTGGTTTGTAAAACATGTAATAGTTTTGCTTGTAGATGCAAAGGGATGTTTCCTATTTCGTCAAGAAAAATAGTTCCGTCAGAAGCAGTTTCAAATCGTCCAGGAGTATCTGTTTGGGCATCTGTAAATGCACCTTTGGCATAGCCAAATAGTTCGCTTTCGAATAAATTATCACTTAACGAACCTAAATCAACATGGACGAATGGCTTATCTTTTCGTTGTGAATTTTGATGTATATGCTGTGCGAAAACAAATTTACCAGTTCCGTTTTCTCCTAAAATAAGCACATTAGCATCCGTTTTTGCAACTTTATCAGCAATTGTATAGGCTCGTTTTATTTTATCAGAAGATCCAGTGAAATACTTTTTTTCTTCTGGTTTTACTAGTTGCTTCTTTGATTTTTTTCGACTTTCATTTACTGCATTGTCAATTGTTGTCAGTAGTTTTTCGTTGTTCCAAGGTTTTAAAACATAATCAAAAGCACCTATTTTTATGCCTTCTACAGCAGTTTCAATCTTTCCGAAACCAGTCATTAAGATAACAACTGTTTGCGGTGATAATAGTTTGATTTCTTTAAGCCAATGAATTCCTTCGCGTCCATCTTCAAAACCAATGCGATAGTTCATGTCTAATAAAACCACATCAATTGGGTTTTCGGATAACAGCGAGATGATTTTTTTTGGGTCATTCGTCGTAAAAATGGATTCAAACTGTTTTTTCAAGATCATTTTTACCGAAAAAAGAATTTCTTCCTGATCATCGACAACTAATATATTGGCTTGTTTTTTTCGCATGGTATGTTATTTTGTTCGGTTGTGAACGGTCAACTGTTCATTATCGAACAGTAAGTTTTTTTGTAAATTCAAAATGGCTATGCAAATCAAGGCTTTACAAAACATAATTCTTTTGGCACAGTATTTACCTATTGGTAATCAGTAAACTATTAAACAACATGGACAAAGTAATTCCTCGTAAAAGTAAAAAAATTAGGTATCTGGCAATAGGAATCAGTGCTTTTTTAGCATTAGCAGTAATAGTCTTTTTTTCTTTTAACAAAAAAAGAAGCCTCAATGTTAAGGAAGGTGAATTGATTGTAAAAACTGTTGAAAGAGATTTCTTCGAAGATTTTATGGTCTTTCAAGCAAAAGTGGAGCCTTTAAATGTTATGTTGGTTAACGTAACCGAAGGTGGATCTGTTAAAGAAATATTTGTTGAAAATGGAGCAACAGTTACGAAAGGGCAATCACTGGCTCGATTGTATAATCCAAACACGGAACTTAATTACCTTACACAAGAAACAGCAATTATTGAGCAGATTAATAATCTGAATACAGGGAAATTGAATATCAGAAATCAAGAATTGAACTTGACAAAAGATTTAGTTTCTATCGAACATGATTATAATGATGCAAAGCGTTTGTACGATATGAATTCGAAATTATATGAAAAGGACGTGATTTCTAGAAATGATTGGAATGCATTTAAGGAAAGTTTACGTTTTCAGGATGAACGAAGAAAAACAATTCAGCAAAGCATTCAGAAAGAGAAGCAAACAAATCAATTACAGATTTCACAAATCAATCGTTCGATTCAAACAATGGAAATGAGTTTGGATATTTTGAGAAATAATAAAAAGAACTTCTTAATAACAGCACCAGAATCAGGAAGGTTAACTTCATTTCAGCCTGTTTTAGGAAAGACTTTTCAAGCAGGAGAAAGTATTGGTAGAATAGATTCTAGACAAGGTTATAAATTGGTAGCAGAAGTAGATGAATTTTATTTAGAAAAAATGCGCGAAGGGCTAAAAGGACAAGTCGATTATCAAGGAAAAACTTTAGAGGTAATTGTGACAAAAGTAATTCCAGAGGTTAAAAGTGGTCATTTTTCGGTTGAATTAAATTTCGTTTCTAAAGATCAAATTGCTTTGCAGGATGGATTAAGTTTTGGAATAAAATTAATTTTATCAGAAAGAAATAAAATTCTTGTTTTGCAAAAAGGAAGCTTTAATCAGGAAACAGCAGGAAAATGGATTTTTGTTGTAAATGGGAATAAAGCGGAGAGAAGAGCAATTAAATTGGGTAGAGAAAATCCTTCGTATTATGAAGTTTTAAGCGGATTAAAAGAAGGTGATAAAGTAATAACTTCTTCTTATTCGGATTATAAGGATATAGAGGAGCTTTCAATAAAAAAATAAGTAATAAAAATAGCGTTCAATCATCAATCAAAAAACACAATCAACACAACTAATTATTTTAAAAAATATGATAACAATACAAGATTTAACCAGGGTTTTTAGAACAGAAGAAGTAGAAACAGCAGCATTAAGCGGGATTAATTTGAAAATAAAAAAAGGAGATTTTTTAACTATCATGGGACCTTCGGGCTGTGGGAAGTCTACTTTGTTGAACATAATCGGGCTTTTGGATAGTGCAAGTGGTGGTAGTTATAAACTATTAGATAACGAAATGATTGGTCTTAAAGAGAAAGGAAGAGCTGCTGTTCGTAAAGAAAATATTGGATTTATTTTTCAAAACTTCAACCTGATTGATGAGCTTTCAGTTTATGATAATATAGAGTTGCCTTTAATTTATAATAATGTGAAGTCATCTGATAGAAAACAAAAGGTGGAAGCGATTGCAGAGAAGTTGAATATCTCTCATCGGTTAAAGCATTTTCCGCAACAACTTTCAGGAGGACAACAACAACGCGTTGCAGTTGCTAGAGCTTTAGTAAATGATCCTAAGATAATTTTGGCCGATGAGCCAACAGGGAATTTAGATAGTAAAAATGGTAATGAAGTTATGGAACTTTTAACTGATTTGCATGCCAAAGGAGCAACAATACTTATGGTGACGCATTCAGATTACGACGCTTCTTTTTCGCAAAAAACAATCCACATGAAAGATGGGGTTATTTTTTCGGAAAGATTAAATCAAAGAAATGTAGATGTTTTTAAAGTATAGAAATCGTGATAAAATTAATAACAATGGTAATTATAGTAGTGCTAGAATTTTGTAAAACGTTGTTTTTATAAATTTTTGTAGACTAATCAATCAAAGAATCAATCAAACTAAATCATAAATAACAAAAATGATACTTAACTGGATAAAAATATTTGTTTACCATTTAAAGCAAAACAAACTGTTTTCGTTTTTAAATGTATTAGGATTAAGCATAGGAATTGCAGGAGTTATTTTTGCAATACTATACTGGAATAATGAGAATTCATATGATCAATGGAATCCAGAAAAGGAGAATGTATTTCAAGTTCTTAATAAGTTAGGTGCAACTGGTGACATTTGGGCTTCTAGTTCTATTCCGTTTGGGAAAACCTGTAAGGCTACAATTCCAGAAATCGAATCGATCTGTTTCTTTGATGGCTGGTATTATGAAGACATACTTAAATATGAGAATCAAAAATGGATGGGAAAAAAAATTATAGTTGCTGATTATGATTTTTTTGATGCCTTTCCGTTTCCGATTATCAAAGGAGCTAAGAAAGATATCCTGAAAGAAAAAAATAGTGTTGCAATTTCAGAAGATGAGGCTAAAGTAGTTTTCAAGAATGAAGATCCAATTGGGAAAACGATTACTAATGATGGTAAAATTTTTATCGTAAAAGCTGTTTATAAAATCATTAGACCGTCTTCTATTGAGCCTAATTATGTTTTTGGAGGCCTTTTGAAAGAACATGACATGGATAGTTGGGGAAACTTCAACTATACATTGTGCGTAAAGTTGAAAAAGGGTGCCGACGCCGGAAGTGTTTTAAAGAAAATGCAAAATGTAAATTTTGTAAATCGAACACTAAAAGATGCTAAAGAAAGCGGGCAGACAGTTGAGCAATATGTGAAAGAAAATGGAGAAACCGAAGTTATTCTAGACCAATTAAAAACGGCACGACTTCATGGTACAAAATCAAGTGCTCCAATGAATTTTCCTGAAGGGAGAGGTAATCTTCAGTTATTGTATATAATGGTAGGTTTGTCTGTGCTTATTCTAGCGTTGTCTTTGGTGAACTATATTAATTTGGCAACAGCATCTGCAATTAAAAGAGCCAAAGAAGTTGGAGTCCGAAAAATTGTTGGAGCAAATAAATCTCAAATCGTATTACAGTTTATATTCGAAACAGCCATAATTGTTGTTTTGGCTATTCTTTTTGCTTTAGCAATAGTAGAATTGTCTTTGCCGTTTTATAATGACTTTTTGGGTAAAAACTTGACGATGAACGGTAGTGAGTTTTATTTAGAAATTATTATGATTTTTGTATTGGTAATACTTCTTGCTGGTATATTTCCAGCGATTTATATTTCAAATTTTGAAACCCTAAAAGTTTTAAAGGGAAATTTTTCAAGAAGTAAAAGTGGGATATGGGTACGAAATGCAATGCTTGTTTTTCAGTTTGTTATCGCAACCTTTTTTATTGTTGGGGCGCTTATCGTTTATTTTCAGGTTAATTACATGATGAATAAAGATTTAGGTTTTAGCGGAGATCAAGTTATTAGTGTTTCGTTTAATTATCAAGACCGTGATAGACGATTAGAGAAGTATTTTACGACCAAACAAGAATTAATGAAAATGAATGGTGTGCAAAACGTTTCGACCTTTGCAGGTAGTTTTGGTAATGGGACGAATTCTAGTTCTGGATTTACACATAACGGTATTTTTGTGCAACCAAGAAATATCGAAATGGATTTTGGTTTTCTTGAAATGATGAAAATTAAAATACTGAAAGGTAGGGATTTGTCATCTCAATACGCATCTGATACAATAAGCAATTGGTTGATAAACGAAACTTGTGCTAAGGCTTTAAATCTTAAAAATCCGATAAACACAATCATTAGTTCTGGTTGGGGAAATAGTGAAGGGAATATGAAATTTAAAATTGTGGGTGTAGTAAAAGATTTTCATGTTAGTGGGCTTCAAAGTAAAGTTCCGCCCATGATTTTTGTTAGCGTTAAAACCCTAAAATGGAATAACTTTGATAACATATATATAAAAGTTTCACCAGAAAACCTGACTGAAACGCTAGCTTCATTAGAGGCTTATTGGAAAAAGAATGTTAATTCTGATTATCCTTTTAATTATCAATTTGTAGATAAAACATTTGCAAAAACATATAAGGAACAGGTTAAGCAAAAGAATTTGTTCTTTGTACTTAATGTTATTGTGATTGTAATTGCTATTTTTGGATTGTTTGCTTTGGCATCTTTTTCGATGGAAAGAAGGTTGAAAGAAATCGCAATAAGAAAGACTCTCGGTGCAGAAACCGATGCTTTGCTTAGAGAATTGTCAAAACAATATATAGGTTTTTGTTTATTGGGTTTTGTAGTTGGTATATTTCCTGCCTATTTCTTTCTTAGTAAATGGCTAGAGAATTTTGCTTTTAGAATTGATGTTCCTATTTTACCGTTTATCGTTGCATTAATTGTATTACTTCTTTTAACTTTGCTAATTGTTTTGGCAAAAGCATATCAAGTAACTAAAATAGATATTCTTAAATATCTTAAATACGAATAATTAATCTGAGCAATTAATTAGAATTGAGTTTTGGTTCCCAGACCCGACAGCATAATTGCTGGTCGGGTCTTTTTTTGGACCCATTAATTAAAAATAACTGGTGAAGTGTAGTTGTTTATCTGTTGTTTTGTTTTGAAAATCAGAGTGATGTGTAATTAGTTTATTGTTTTGTCAGGAAATAATAAAGAAGCTAAACTTTTGTCTCTATCGTATACGTCTTTGAAAAAACTGATTTCACCTTCGTTATTAACCCAAGCAGTAAAGTATCCAATGTAAACTGGTATTTTATCTTTTAGCATACAAACTGTTTCTTTTTCTCCACTCATGGCGTTATCAATACGATCAATAGGCCAATCTGGATTGCCTTTTAGGATAGTAACAGCAAGTTCTTTTGCCTTTTGAACATTTATACAACCGTGACTAAATGCTCTATCTTGAGCCAAGAATAAGCTTTTGGCTGGAGTGTCGTGCATGTAGATGTCATTTGGGTTTGGAAATAAAAATTTTACTAATCCCAAAGAATTGTTAGGACCTGGCTTTTGTCTGATAGTTCCATTGAACCACTCCATGTTGTGGTCTTTTAAATAATTCTTATCAGAAGCTATTAAAGATTTTAGCTCATTTTTGACAATACTCTGTGGAACTGTCCAATAAGGACTAAAGACGATTCGATCCATTTTACTACTAAAAATTACAGTCTTGTTAAGTCTAGATCCAACAAAAACATCCGAAACTAATGCATTAGCTCCATCTTTTACGTAATATAAACGGTAAGACGGAATGTTTACCATTACATACTCCTTTCCTTTTTCTAATTCTGCAGGAATCCATCGACAACGCTCCATATTAAGCATAATTGTTCTTATTCGGTCTTCGATAGGTTCGTTCATCTGACTTATCTGTTCTGCATCAATTTTGTAATTTAAAGCTAAGCCATATTTTCTTTTATAATTTAAAACAGCATCCATTAGTTCTTGGTCGTATACATTTCTTTTCGAGTCTTGTTTTATATCTCCAAGTACCAATAAGCGATGTCTGATTTGTCCAATGGCTTTAGAGCTGTCCAATGGTTTTAATACTTCTATTGATGGATCCATAGTTATTGGTTCCCAATCATTAGTTTTTTGAATTTGTCGGTATTTGTCCAAAACATCACGCAATTTATAATATTGACTAAATAGGCCTATTTTTCCTTTGTCTAATAACTTCGGATCAACCAATAGCGAGTCTAATAATTTGTCATAAGAAATGCTTTTTTTAGGTAAAAACCATCCTAAATCCTGAACTTTTTTAGCATCAAGTCCTTCATAGACTTTGTTAGTGTAAAAGACATATAATGAAGTTAATAATAATTCTGTATCAGATTGCGAAGGTTTGTTTGCTTCAGTTTCGTTAAAAATAAAATCAATTTGATCTCTGTAAGGTACAGTCGATTTTACTCCCTCTTTTTCAAGCATGTTTACTTTTTGGTATAGTAAGTGAGCAAATTCTATAAGTTCGCCATTTTCGAACCATATCATATTGTAGTTTCTAGTTTTATAAAGTTGATTTACATCAGATTGATAAGTGTTGAATTTTGGATAGTTTTTAAAGAAGGTGGTTATTGTAGCATTGTTGATTCCGAGGGGTATTGTACTACTATTCGTTTTCTTCTGAATAGTTTGAAATGATGGGTATTCATTGTATTTAATGTTTTTTTTGTTGGAGCTAAATGAAGTCAACGTAAAAGCCAACATGAGGATTGTGGATAATAAAGTAATTTTTCTCATAATTATTTGATTAAAACAGTACCGAGTTTAGAAATATTGATATTCAATGTCTTAATAAAGGTATGGAAAATTTGAATGCTATATTTAATAATATTATTTTTATATATTATTGAGTAGTTCTTTTGAGATCTGAAAAATCAAAACCTTCGTTGGTTGAATATTTTATCAATTTATCAAAAAATGATTTAGTAATAAGTTCAAACGATTAACGTATCAATAAATCCAATCTAAAACCATTTGAATAAGAACTCTTAATGAGTTATCTTTGTGATCCGAAATCGGTTTAAATTAATATAGTTTTTGAAGCGATTATTGTCAATAGAAAATAGCAAGTTAAAATGAAATTAGACAGAAAAGAAATTCTTAAAGCTTTAGAGACGATTACTATAGCTGGAGAAGGTAAGAATATGGTTGAAAGTGGAGCAGTTGCAAACGTTATTACATTTGGTGATGAGGTTGTAGTTGACTTAGTTTTACACACACCAGCTATGCACATAAAAAAACGTGCAGAGGACGATATTAAAAAGACAATTCATGATTTAGTTTCTGCAGATGCAAAAATTAAAGTAAATATTAAAGTTGAGACTCCTGAAAAGAACGAAATTAAAGGTCGTGCGATTCCGGGAATTAAAAATATTATTGCTGTAGCTTCAGGTAAAGGTGGAGTTGGTAAATCGACAGTAACGGCAAATTTAGCAGTTACATTAGCAAAGAT
This region includes:
- a CDS encoding ABC transporter ATP-binding protein; translated protein: MITIQDLTRVFRTEEVETAALSGINLKIKKGDFLTIMGPSGCGKSTLLNIIGLLDSASGGSYKLLDNEMIGLKEKGRAAVRKENIGFIFQNFNLIDELSVYDNIELPLIYNNVKSSDRKQKVEAIAEKLNISHRLKHFPQQLSGGQQQRVAVARALVNDPKIILADEPTGNLDSKNGNEVMELLTDLHAKGATILMVTHSDYDASFSQKTIHMKDGVIFSERLNQRNVDVFKV
- a CDS encoding efflux RND transporter periplasmic adaptor subunit; protein product: MDKVIPRKSKKIRYLAIGISAFLALAVIVFFSFNKKRSLNVKEGELIVKTVERDFFEDFMVFQAKVEPLNVMLVNVTEGGSVKEIFVENGATVTKGQSLARLYNPNTELNYLTQETAIIEQINNLNTGKLNIRNQELNLTKDLVSIEHDYNDAKRLYDMNSKLYEKDVISRNDWNAFKESLRFQDERRKTIQQSIQKEKQTNQLQISQINRSIQTMEMSLDILRNNKKNFLITAPESGRLTSFQPVLGKTFQAGESIGRIDSRQGYKLVAEVDEFYLEKMREGLKGQVDYQGKTLEVIVTKVIPEVKSGHFSVELNFVSKDQIALQDGLSFGIKLILSERNKILVLQKGSFNQETAGKWIFVVNGNKAERRAIKLGRENPSYYEVLSGLKEGDKVITSSYSDYKDIEELSIKK
- a CDS encoding sigma-54-dependent transcriptional regulator — translated: MRKKQANILVVDDQEEILFSVKMILKKQFESIFTTNDPKKIISLLSENPIDVVLLDMNYRIGFEDGREGIHWLKEIKLLSPQTVVILMTGFGKIETAVEGIKIGAFDYVLKPWNNEKLLTTIDNAVNESRKKSKKQLVKPEEKKYFTGSSDKIKRAYTIADKVAKTDANVLILGENGTGKFVFAQHIHQNSQRKDKPFVHVDLGSLSDNLFESELFGYAKGAFTDAQTDTPGRFETASDGTIFLDEIGNIPLHLQAKLLHVLQTKSVIRLGESKVRPLNVRIIAATNSDIKAEVNDKTFREDLLYRINTMEITLPALRERKDDIAPMAEHLLNEIKEKYNQPDIVFDTNIAKHLENYPWKGNVREMENKIERALILSENNIITVNDLDILDFDEFLIDDENPLSEMEKNAIEKSLLKNNRNISKTAEELGLSRASLYRRIEKYGLKNIE
- a CDS encoding sensor histidine kinase, which produces MKNWKFYNLLFLRVFIVIIILFASLYLVQKEFYYNSILVAVALIIALIEMYSFIKAKTNFYDKTILSILQNDYSTNFPEEEKKGSFKNLALLYSTLKEKQQEQTSKELIYRSILNNIDTATLILERDNNDWNIFLMNDYFSSLFNVPKVSHWNYLKNHLPSLCDEIESTHFSEIKTAISVKIEQQDLQTFTLQTSLTKSLNKEYYIILLDSIQRVIDKKEKEAWITLMKVISHELMNSLTPIRSLSQNLLQIIGQEKLEEDDFDDIKNSISTIINRSDHLQVFVENYRKLTMLPTPNKLPTSINSLFGDCIKIMSPILKEQGIELINDIDSSRNILIDKSQMEQVIINLITNSIFALKERQEKKIFLSALTENNRFFITISDTGKGIDPEIRNKIFLPFFTTRKEGAGIGLTLSKNIIEAHGGYLSYQTDENRTNFVICLI
- a CDS encoding L,D-transpeptidase family protein, which translates into the protein MRKITLLSTILMLAFTLTSFSSNKKNIKYNEYPSFQTIQKKTNSSTIPLGINNATITTFFKNYPKFNTYQSDVNQLYKTRNYNMIWFENGELIEFAHLLYQKVNMLEKEGVKSTVPYRDQIDFIFNETEANKPSQSDTELLLTSLYVFYTNKVYEGLDAKKVQDLGWFLPKKSISYDKLLDSLLVDPKLLDKGKIGLFSQYYKLRDVLDKYRQIQKTNDWEPITMDPSIEVLKPLDSSKAIGQIRHRLLVLGDIKQDSKRNVYDQELMDAVLNYKRKYGLALNYKIDAEQISQMNEPIEDRIRTIMLNMERCRWIPAELEKGKEYVMVNIPSYRLYYVKDGANALVSDVFVGSRLNKTVIFSSKMDRIVFSPYWTVPQSIVKNELKSLIASDKNYLKDHNMEWFNGTIRQKPGPNNSLGLVKFLFPNPNDIYMHDTPAKSLFLAQDRAFSHGCINVQKAKELAVTILKGNPDWPIDRIDNAMSGEKETVCMLKDKIPVYIGYFTAWVNNEGEISFFKDVYDRDKSLASLLFPDKTIN
- a CDS encoding LysE family transporter, whose protein sequence is MTFIIPLILGFITAFIGIIPPGLINMTAAKVNLKEGKKNALWFVVGAVLIIFCQVYLAILSARIIDQRPDVVLLLREIGFIIFAILTIYFLWIAKEPKKKKNKIKNNSKKSRFFLGMLLSALNFFPIPYYVFVSVTLASYKLFVFENYFISVFVTGSVLGSFTVFYCYIAFFQKIEQKTDYILKNMNIIIGSITGVISIITLFNIVRYYFA
- a CDS encoding MGMT family protein; translated protein: MAEDNFFERVYVIVRQIPYGKVTSYGAIAKALGTARSARMVGWAMNACHNRDDVPAHRVVNRKGLLSGKHHFDGTNLMQQLLESEGIEVVDNQIVDFEKHFWKPDF
- a CDS encoding ABC transporter permease yields the protein MILNWIKIFVYHLKQNKLFSFLNVLGLSIGIAGVIFAILYWNNENSYDQWNPEKENVFQVLNKLGATGDIWASSSIPFGKTCKATIPEIESICFFDGWYYEDILKYENQKWMGKKIIVADYDFFDAFPFPIIKGAKKDILKEKNSVAISEDEAKVVFKNEDPIGKTITNDGKIFIVKAVYKIIRPSSIEPNYVFGGLLKEHDMDSWGNFNYTLCVKLKKGADAGSVLKKMQNVNFVNRTLKDAKESGQTVEQYVKENGETEVILDQLKTARLHGTKSSAPMNFPEGRGNLQLLYIMVGLSVLILALSLVNYINLATASAIKRAKEVGVRKIVGANKSQIVLQFIFETAIIVVLAILFALAIVELSLPFYNDFLGKNLTMNGSEFYLEIIMIFVLVILLAGIFPAIYISNFETLKVLKGNFSRSKSGIWVRNAMLVFQFVIATFFIVGALIVYFQVNYMMNKDLGFSGDQVISVSFNYQDRDRRLEKYFTTKQELMKMNGVQNVSTFAGSFGNGTNSSSGFTHNGIFVQPRNIEMDFGFLEMMKIKILKGRDLSSQYASDTISNWLINETCAKALNLKNPINTIISSGWGNSEGNMKFKIVGVVKDFHVSGLQSKVPPMIFVSVKTLKWNNFDNIYIKVSPENLTETLASLEAYWKKNVNSDYPFNYQFVDKTFAKTYKEQVKQKNLFFVLNVIVIVIAIFGLFALASFSMERRLKEIAIRKTLGAETDALLRELSKQYIGFCLLGFVVGIFPAYFFLSKWLENFAFRIDVPILPFIVALIVLLLLTLLIVLAKAYQVTKIDILKYLKYE